A window of Gavia stellata isolate bGavSte3 chromosome 29, bGavSte3.hap2, whole genome shotgun sequence contains these coding sequences:
- the CLSPN gene encoding claspin, with translation MAAAAAAPAEFPLEDLNSDLQKTLDSDSDSGQGSCETASPGPFSKGIASVDDRDSEEEIFVRRKAKSKKVLQESESEDGEDGGSFVQNNALSGDKENGEEKENITAQRNKKSHRIRQGLLDSDDSDTGDRLQIENLETSRKSGLPENELEEERPLKSGKKYRKRKRDFEEETTKKAVGKSRRRKEKERRIESIKQLKKEKKPRAEGKQVDGGERYPSNDSGCLLDDKELFDNGLEEENDYPPEDEESIESIRAAVKNKIKKYKNKERFSEREGYKHVFDDENEEPLLKEPKRKERKAARLSKEAIKQLHSETQRLIRESSVSLPYHVPETKSIHDFFKRRPRPVCQGNAMALLKSANYQLSLNEESADTKNLNTDCKDGRIEDDQSAANEPETSLGRDVDTTVNKTLTDGGKNLTEVCAEKSRQDSDDPHTVRIVTTDNNTGEPQHSNFLSTDCSEQKENEIPLAVGGDALEQRDETAPDLECEKSNQRVGPGLVAQPEKVRKSKLDKLRELGIDLSIKPRICSGSESFIDLDESDSNKELEALKARFLKHTLRTSKSNVERTVNMNIIRKETTSEGKEELKADVVPAVLAAESLDETVHTKPGEKLQALKAKLQEAMKLRRTEERQKRQALFKLDNEDMLEEEEEEEDMTDESEDEEEGNHENVEFLLGEAEEDNEDIEEKHVEDGDKETDKESIDGEKLEKSVHCDSVPKPPSTESTLMLFKDSSSKMGYSLPDEKLEMEEAADKGPTKLEDDDSFSLPTLAKENSHNSSFELIGSMIPSYQPCNKQMSRGGNFLSAAGGFRSPSPGFFKTSFISSASKSSGKTSEPSLPIEDSQDLYNASPEPKSLFPGAGESQFQFSLEDDTQSQLLDADGFLNVGQHRNKYQSSKHQLTLASMDENAMDANMDELLDLCSGQFSSQAEHVPNTSSDKKQNMEELLNLCSGKFVSQSSPTWASSVSSKAEKDSDIEDPMAEALALCSGSFPTDREEEDEEEQEELGDFQLLTDDNAFDSEEDEKSGDSDAEEAEMSDEEVVLRHRQGLKKKLKLQDFMEDEAELSGSDVGSEDEYDGEDLNEYEEEIIDEELPNEVELENQIQKLHMKAMLDDDKRQLRLYQERYLIDGDLHSDGPGRMRRFRWKNIDYASQIDLFQRDSDNEDENEQFDETEAKWRKERFEREQWLREQKEKNKEQEEEEEEIGEDSQFMKLAKKVTAKSLQKKASPAVVVQDTALLPRNPFETFRPASDVQIKNGSLLNRPKAVLQKLAAMSDLNPNAPRNSRNFVFHTLSPDKSEEAKEKSKLQVKKRGPTAVITSLAKRPRVDSTEETSQSRSIFQYLES, from the exons atggcggcggcggcggcggcccccgctGAG tTTCCATTAGAAGATTTGAATTCAGACTTGCAGAAAACCCTTGATAGTGACTCTGACAGCGGACAGGGCAGCTGTGAAACAGCCTCTCCAGGTCCCTTCAGCAAGGGGATAGCGTCTGTTGATGACAGAG ATTCAGAGGAAGAGATTTTTGTCCgtagaaaagcaaaaagcaagaaGGTGCTTCAGGAGAGTGAGAGTGAAGATGGAGAGGATGGTGGCTCTTTTGTACAGAACAACGCTCTGAGTGGAGACaaagaaaatggagaggaaaaggagaacaTTACTGCCCAGAGGAACAAGAAATCTCATCGGATTCGCCAAGGTCTGCTAGATAGTGATGACAGTGACACTGGTGACCGATTGCAGATTGAAAACCTTGAAACAAGCAGAAAGTCTGGCTTGCCAGAGAATGAGTTGGAAGAGGAGAGACCCCTAAAATCTGGGAAGAAGTACAGAAAACGTAAACGTGATTTTGAagaagagacaacaaaaaaagctgtaggaaaatcaagaagaagaaaggagaaggagagaaggattGAGTCTattaaacagctgaaaaaagaaaagaagcctaGAGCAGAG GGCAAGCAGGTAGATGGTGGTGAGAGGTATCCTTCTAATGACAGTGGATGTCTTCTTGATGACAAAGAACTTTTTGATAATGGCTTAGAAGAGGAAAACGATTACCCCCCAGAGGATGAAGAGTCGATAGAATCAATACGAGcagcagtgaaaaacaaaataaaaaaatacaag AACAAAGAACGGTTTTCTGAGCGTGAAGGCTACAAACACGTATTTGATGATGAGAACGAGGAACCTCTATTAAAAGAACCAAAAAGGAAG gAGCGGAAAGCGGCAAGGTTGAGTAAAGAAGCCATTAAACAACTACATAGTGAGACCCAACGACTTATTAGAG AATCGTCTGTGTCTCTCCCATATCATGTGCCTGAGACCAAAAGCATTCATGACTTCTTCAAGCGTAGACCTCGACCAGTATGTCAAGGAAATGCCATGGCATTGCTGAA GTCCGCTAACTACCAGCTATCCCTAAATGAAGAATCTGCTGACACTAAAAACTTGAACACAGATTGCAAAGATGGGCGAATCGAAGATGATCAATCAGCAGCTAACGAACCAGAAACAAGCCTTGGCAGAGATGTTGATACTACTGTGAACAAGACTCTTACTGATGGAGGGAAGAACTTGACAGAAGTCTGTGCTGAAAAGTCCAGACAGGACAGTGACGATCCTCATACAGTTAGGATTGTAACAACCGATAATAATACAGGAGAACCACAGCACTCTAACTTCCTAAGCACTGATTGTAGCgaacagaaagagaatgaaattcCTCTAGCAGTTGGAGGAGATGCCCTTGAGCAAAGAGATGAAACAGCACCAGACTTAGAATGTGAAAAAAGCAATCAACGAGTGGGGCCTGGATTGGTGGCACAACCTGAAAAAGTGAGGAAGTCCAAGTTGGATAAACTTCGTGAACTGGGAATAGACCTGTCCATCAAGCCAAGAATCTGCTCTGGCAGTGAATCCTTTATAGACCTCGATGAATCTGATTCAAATAAAG AATTAGAAGCCTTGAAAGCACGTTTCTTGAAGCACACTCTTCGAACATCAAAATCCAATGTTGAACGGACAGTAAACATGAACATTATTCGTAAGGAGACTACAtctgaaggaaaagaggaaCTGAAAGCAGACGTGGTACCAGCAGTGTTAGCTGCAGAAAGCCTGGATGAAACGGTCCACACAAAGCCAG GTGAAAAGCTACAAGCGCTGAAGGCTAAACTCCAGGAGGCCATGAAACTCCGCAGGACTGAGGAACGCCAAAAGCGGCAAGCATTGTTTAAACTGGATAATGAGGACATgttggaggaagaagaggaggaggaagacatgACAGATGAGTCTGAGGACGAGGAAGAAGGCAACCATGAG AATGTGGAATTTCTGCTTGGTGAAGCAGAGGAAGATAATGAAGATATAGAAGAGAAACACGTTGAAGACGGTGATAAAGAAACTGACAAAGAATCAATTGATGGAGAAAAGCTGGAGAAATCTGTGCACTGTGATTCTGTTCCCAAACCACCTTCAACAGAGTCCACATTGATGCTTTTTAAGGACAGCTCCTCCAAAATGGG ATATTCTCTTCCTGATGAGAAACTTGAAATGGAAGAAGCTGCAGACAAAGGACCTACCAAGTTAG aggatgATGATTCATTTTCTCTACCAACACTAGCAAAAGAGAATAGCCACAACAGCAGCTTTGAGTTGATAGGCTCCATGATTCCATCGTATCAACCCTGTAACAAACAGATGTCACGTGGAGGGAACTTTTTATCTGCAGCAGGAGGTTTCAGGTCACCTTCcccaggtttttttaaaacaagctttaTCAGCTCTGCTTCCAAG AGCTCAGGGAAGACATCTGAGCCCTCTCTTCCCATAGAAGATTCTCAGGACCTGTATAATGCCTCTCCTGAGCCTAAGAGTTTATTTCCAGGGGCTGGGGAGTCACAGTTTCAATTTTCGTTGGAAGACGACACTCAGAGCCAGCTGCTCGATGCAGATGG gttcttgAATGTTGGACAACATAGGAATAAATACCAGTCCTCAAAGCATCAGCTGACTTTGGCTAGTATGGATGAGAATGCAATGGATGCAAATATGGATGAATTACTGGACTTGTGTTCTGGACAGTTTAGCAGCCAAGCTGAACACGTGCCAAATACCAGCAGCGACAAAAAGCAGAACATGGAAGAATTGCTCAATCTTTGCTCAGGCAAATTCGTGTCTCAGA GTTCTCCAACATGGGCATCTTCGGTATCTTCCAAGGCAGAAAAAGACAGTGACATAGAAGATCCAATGGCAGAAGCTCTAGCACTTTGTTCAGGCTCCTTTCCCACAGACAG ggaagaggaagatgaggaggagcaAGAAGAACTTGgtgattttcagcttttaacaGATGACAATGCCTTTGATAGTGAAGAG GATGAAAAAAGTGGAGATAGTGAtgctgaagaagcagaaatgagCGATGAAGAAGTAGTGCTGAGACATAGACAGGGCTTGAAGAAAAAACT AAAACTGCAGGATTTCATGGAAGATGAGGCAGAGCTGTCAGGGAGTGATGTGGGAAGTGAGGATGAATATGATGGTGAAGACCTGAACGAATATGAAGAAGAGATTATTGATGAGGAACTCCCTAACGAAGTGGAATTAGaaaatcaaatacagaaattacaCAT GAAGGCAATGCTTGATGATGACAAGCGTCAGTTACGCTTGTACCAGGAGAGATACCTCATTGATGGTGACCTGCACAGTGATGGCCCTGGCAGAATGAGGAGATTCAGATGGAAAAACATAG ATTATGCTTCACAGATTGACTTGTTTCAAAGAGATTCAGATAATGAGGATGAAAATGAACAGTTTgatgagacagaagcaaaatgGAGGAAAGAACGATTTGAACGAGAACAGTGGCTTCGTGAGCAG aaggaaaaaaataaagagcaggaggaggaggaggaagaaattgGTGAAGACAGCCAATTCATGAAACTAGCAAAAAAAGTTACTGCTAAGTCCCTACAGAAGAAAG CAAGCCCAGCAGTAGTGGTACAAGACACAGCACTATTACCCAGGAACCCGTTTGAAACATTCAGACCTGCCAGCGACGTCCAG ATAAAAAATGGGTCTCTCTTGAACAGACCTAAAGCTGTCCTTCAGAAACTAGCAGCAATGTCAGATCTTAACCCAAACGCACCTCGAAATTCAAGGAATTTCGTCTTTCATACACTTTCCCCAGACAAGAGTGAAGAGGCAAAGGAAAAATCGAAACTCCAG GTGAAGAAAAGAGGTCCTACTGCAGTAATAACGTCTCTGGCCAAACGGCCCAGGGTAGACAGCACAGAGGAAACAAGTCAAAGCCGAAGCATATTCCAGTACTTGGAGAgctga